The Candidatus Denitrolinea symbiosum DNA window GATGGCGCGGATGCGATAGGTGGGCTTGCTCTGCGATTCGTGATAGGTGCGGACGAGCAGTTCAGCGATCAGCCCCATGAGGACGGATTGGAAGCCCATGATGGCGAACATCACGCCCACGAGCAAAAGCGGAGAGGTGGCAGCGGGGACGCCCCAGAAACGGCGGATGAAAAGATAGAGCAGGTCGGCGAGACCGAGGAACATGAGCGCCAGCCCCGCGCCGCCGAACAGGTAAATGGGCTTGCTGGAATAATCGAGCAGAAATTTCACGGTGAAGAGATCGAGAAGCACTTTGAGCGTGCGCTCGAGTCCGTATTTGGCTTTGCCGAATTTTCGGGCATGATGGCGCACTTCCACCTCGGCGATGCGCGCGCCGACCGAATGCGCGAAGACGGGGATGAAGCGGTGCATTTCGCCGTAGAGTTTGAAGCCCTCCAGCGCGTCGCGGCGGTAGGCTTTGAGCGTGCAGCCGTAATCGTGCAGGCGCACGCCCGTGACGAACGAGATCAGCCCGTTGGCGAGATGCGACGGCAGGTTGCGCGTGAGGGCGTTGTCCTTTCGATCCCTGCGCCAGCCGCTGACGAGGTCGTAGCCCTCGTCCAATTTCGCGAGCAGCATCGGGATGTCGGCGGGATCGTTTTGCAGGTCCGCGTCGAGCAGGATGATGACGTCGCCGCGCGCGTGATCAATGCCCGCGGCGATGGCGGCGGTCTGGCCGAAGTTGCGGCGGAACTCGATCACGCGGACGTGAAGCGGGTCGCGCGCGAAGAGGCCGCTCAGCGCGCCCGCGCTTCCGTCGCGCGAACCGTCGTCCACGAAGACGACCTCCCACGTCCGCGCCAGGGGATCGAGCGCGGCGCGGATCGCGTCGAAGAGCGGAGGCAGGTTCTGCTCTTCGTTGTAAACGGGGACGACGAGGGAGAGTTCGGGCATTTTCAATCTCTAAGCACAAAGGCACAAAGGAAAAAGCGTTGGATTGAGATTCCTTCGTCGTCTTTGCGCCTTCGCGTTTAAAGTTCTTACGCGGCCTTCGCGCTCAGGCGTTTCATATCGGAATCGACCATCATCTCGACGAGCTGTTTGAAGCCGACTTTCGGTTCCCAGCCGAGGACTTCGCCTGCTTTCGTCGGGTCGGAGATGAGCAGGTCCACTTCGGCGGGACGGTAGTAGCGCTCGTCCATGACGACGTATTTTTTATAGTCCAGGTCGACGCGGCCGAAGGCGATCTCGCAGAATTCCCTGACGGAGTGAGTCTCGCCCGTGCCGATCACGAAATTGTCGGGCTTGTCCTGCTGCAACATGCGCCACATGGCGTCCACGTAATCGCCCGCGAAGCCCCAGTCACGCTGCGCGTCGAGGTTGCCGAGACGAAGTTCC harbors:
- a CDS encoding glycosyltransferase; translation: MPELSLVVPVYNEEQNLPPLFDAIRAALDPLARTWEVVFVDDGSRDGSAGALSGLFARDPLHVRVIEFRRNFGQTAAIAAGIDHARGDVIILLDADLQNDPADIPMLLAKLDEGYDLVSGWRRDRKDNALTRNLPSHLANGLISFVTGVRLHDYGCTLKAYRRDALEGFKLYGEMHRFIPVFAHSVGARIAEVEVRHHARKFGKAKYGLERTLKVLLDLFTVKFLLDYSSKPIYLFGGAGLALMFLGLADLLYLFIRRFWGVPAATSPLLLVGVMFAIMGFQSVLMGLIAELLVRTYHESQSKPTYRIRAILESK